A section of the Bryobacteraceae bacterium genome encodes:
- a CDS encoding UPF0145 protein, whose product MIITTVPEIAGKRIVRTLGLVRGNSVRARHIGRDILAQLRNIVGGEVTEYTKLLAESREQALDRMVEEARLLGANAIIGVRFVTSMVSQGMAELLAYGTAVVVEDE is encoded by the coding sequence ATGATCATCACGACTGTGCCCGAAATCGCGGGCAAACGAATCGTGAGAACGCTCGGCCTGGTACGGGGCAACTCGGTCCGCGCGCGCCATATTGGAAGAGACATTCTGGCGCAATTGCGCAACATCGTCGGCGGCGAGGTGACCGAGTACACGAAGCTGCTGGCTGAAAGCCGCGAACAGGCGCTGGACCGGATGGTGGAGGAAGCCCGGCTTCTCGGTGCCAACGCGATCATCGGCGTGCGCTTTGTCACATCCATGGTGTCGCAGGGGATGGCCGAGCTGCTCGCCTATGGCACGGCCGTGGTGGTGGAAGATGAGTAG